From Crassaminicella indica, one genomic window encodes:
- a CDS encoding PTS transporter subunit IIC yields MKKSKFSFREYITKALNGMALGLFSSLIIGLILKQIGDYTGIEALVKFGKISQFIMGPAIGAGVAFSVGAPPLGVFASIVTGAIGAGTIASSDGVFIVKIGEPVGAFVASLIGAEFSKLISGKTKVDIVLVPAGTIIIGGLAGIFIGPVMASVMKSLGSIINRATELQPIPMGIVIASLMGMILTLPISSAALSISLGLSGLAAGASAVGCATQMIGFAVASFRENGIGGAIAQGLGTSMLQVPNIIKNPLIWIPPTLASAILGPIATYVFKMENNSIGAGMGTSGLVGQFGTIAVMSGSQPVILIVGKIVLLHFILPAVLTLMISEYMRKKRWIRYGDMKLNP; encoded by the coding sequence ATGAAAAAAAGTAAATTTTCATTTAGAGAATATATAACAAAAGCATTAAATGGCATGGCTTTAGGATTGTTTTCTTCTTTGATCATTGGACTTATATTAAAGCAAATCGGAGACTATACAGGAATAGAAGCTTTGGTTAAATTTGGTAAAATATCTCAGTTTATAATGGGACCAGCTATTGGTGCAGGAGTAGCTTTTAGTGTAGGTGCTCCTCCCTTAGGCGTTTTTGCATCAATTGTTACAGGAGCTATTGGTGCGGGAACGATTGCTTCTAGTGACGGAGTATTTATAGTAAAAATAGGTGAACCTGTAGGGGCTTTTGTAGCTTCTTTGATTGGTGCAGAATTTTCAAAGCTGATATCAGGAAAAACAAAGGTAGATATTGTTTTAGTACCTGCAGGGACTATTATTATTGGAGGCCTTGCTGGTATTTTTATAGGACCTGTTATGGCATCTGTAATGAAAAGCTTAGGAAGTATTATTAATAGAGCAACTGAGCTTCAGCCTATTCCTATGGGAATTGTTATTGCATCGCTTATGGGAATGATTTTAACCCTTCCAATAAGTAGTGCTGCTCTTTCCATATCATTAGGACTTAGTGGTTTGGCTGCAGGGGCTTCAGCAGTAGGCTGTGCGACACAGATGATTGGATTTGCTGTGGCAAGCTTTAGAGAAAACGGTATAGGAGGAGCTATTGCTCAAGGACTTGGAACATCTATGCTTCAGGTTCCAAATATTATTAAAAATCCTTTGATTTGGATACCTCCAACTTTAGCTAGTGCTATTCTTGGACCTATTGCCACATATGTGTTTAAAATGGAAAATAATAGTATTGGTGCAGGTATGGGTACAAGTGGTTTGGTAGGACAGTTTGGAACTATTGCGGTTATGAGTGGCAGTCAGCCTGTGATTTTGATTGTAGGAAAAATTGTACTATTACATTTTATTCTACCAGCTGTTTTAACGCTTATGATTTCTGAATATATGAGAAAAAAAAGATGGATTCGATATGGGGATATGAAATTAAACCCTTAA
- a CDS encoding UPF0182 family protein: MRKAKGIFFGLIMVAIIFLFTSFTTIIDFITDYQWFKEVGYDKVFLTKLMVQLKMGIPIFIVLTLLIHFYLLSIKKNYNKRINTAGNRISEKGMNRIALGISVVVSFLTTMTITGNLWFELLKFLNATPFHILDPIFKKDISFYMFKMPFLEQIYYLFISFIVFLGIVTVVFYMILMSVRRPAIFDRNDEVEDNVRRIYPNMNNGKQLLNIALEQITILGVIFFVLLGLGYVLKTYDLLYSPRGVAYGASFTDIHVTLWVYRAKILLSIFSAVLLIIGAKRKKLKLVLTGPIIMIAISILGNAVALGVQNFIVAPDEISKERTYLEHNINYTKMAYGLDKIEEKDFPATRDLTREDLDKNIKTIKNIRINDYRPTKQFYNQSQGIRLYYQFPDVDIDRYNIDGQLTQVFLSGREINEGKINEQWINQHLKYTHGYGVALSLVNAITSQGQPELLIKNIPPKSDIESLKIKYPQIYFGELTNNYVITNTKEKEFDYPSGGQNEETFYEGSAGIHLGGINKLLYAIKERSSKILISGNITKDSKILIYRNIKDRAKKIAPFIYYDDDPYLVINDGKLFWILDGYTVSENFPYAKPFGEGRTNYIRNSVKVVIDAYNGDTTYYVVDKHDPVIKSMMKIFPQLFTSVDKMPEGIKSHIRYPQTLFDIQANVYKVYHMNNTEVFYQQEDLWDIAHEIYEQEKRVMESNYFIMKLPEEDKEEFLLSIPYTPKNKPNLTALFMARNDGENYGKLIIYKMPKQKNVYGPMQIESKIDQDTTISKEFSLWGQKGSTYIRGNLLTIPIENSLLYIEPIYLKADNENSLPEVKRVIVAYGDRIAYEETLEKALDQLFGEVRTPNVTIPEEDLKDSVDVKGMIERANEVFVKAQEAQRNGKWAEYGKYLDELKGLLERLNQIEKGIS, from the coding sequence TTGAGGAAAGCAAAAGGTATATTTTTTGGTTTGATTATGGTTGCAATCATATTTCTTTTTACTTCCTTTACAACCATTATTGATTTCATAACAGATTATCAGTGGTTTAAGGAAGTGGGATATGATAAGGTTTTTTTAACAAAATTAATGGTCCAATTAAAAATGGGAATACCTATTTTTATTGTACTCACATTATTGATTCATTTTTATCTATTGTCTATTAAGAAGAATTATAACAAAAGGATAAATACAGCTGGTAATAGAATAAGTGAAAAAGGAATGAATAGGATAGCATTAGGAATTTCAGTAGTTGTTTCTTTTTTAACGACTATGACAATAACTGGAAATCTATGGTTTGAGCTGTTGAAGTTTTTGAATGCAACTCCATTTCATATTCTTGATCCTATATTTAAAAAGGATATATCCTTTTATATGTTCAAGATGCCTTTCTTAGAGCAGATTTACTATCTATTTATAAGCTTTATTGTATTTTTAGGGATTGTTACAGTTGTTTTCTATATGATTTTAATGAGTGTAAGAAGACCTGCTATTTTTGATAGGAATGATGAGGTAGAAGATAATGTTAGAAGAATTTATCCTAATATGAACAATGGAAAACAATTATTAAATATTGCACTAGAGCAGATCACTATTTTAGGCGTGATATTTTTTGTACTATTAGGATTAGGATATGTACTGAAAACATATGATTTATTATATTCACCTCGTGGGGTAGCTTATGGGGCAAGCTTTACAGATATTCATGTTACATTATGGGTCTACAGAGCTAAGATTTTATTATCTATTTTTTCTGCGGTTTTATTGATTATAGGAGCAAAAAGAAAAAAATTAAAATTAGTTCTTACAGGACCTATTATTATGATTGCTATATCTATATTGGGAAATGCTGTTGCTTTAGGGGTACAGAATTTTATTGTAGCTCCTGATGAAATTTCAAAGGAAAGAACATATTTAGAGCATAATATAAATTATACAAAGATGGCCTATGGATTAGATAAAATTGAAGAAAAGGATTTTCCTGCAACTAGAGATCTAACAAGAGAAGACTTAGATAAGAATATAAAAACGATAAAAAATATTCGTATAAATGATTACCGTCCTACAAAGCAGTTTTATAATCAGAGTCAAGGAATTCGATTGTACTATCAATTCCCTGATGTGGATATAGATAGATATAATATTGATGGACAGCTGACGCAAGTATTTTTATCAGGTAGAGAGATTAATGAAGGAAAAATTAATGAACAATGGATTAATCAACATTTGAAATATACACATGGTTATGGTGTTGCATTATCTCTTGTCAATGCAATTACAAGTCAGGGACAACCTGAGCTCTTGATAAAAAATATTCCACCAAAGTCTGATATAGAGAGTTTGAAAATAAAATATCCACAGATTTACTTTGGAGAGCTTACAAACAATTATGTGATTACTAATACAAAAGAAAAAGAATTTGATTATCCTAGTGGTGGTCAAAATGAAGAAACCTTCTATGAAGGAAGTGCAGGAATCCATTTAGGAGGAATCAATAAGCTTTTATATGCTATTAAGGAGAGAAGCTCGAAAATATTGATATCAGGAAATATTACTAAGGATAGTAAAATTTTGATATACAGAAATATAAAAGATAGGGCAAAAAAAATTGCACCATTTATATACTATGATGATGATCCATATCTTGTTATCAATGATGGAAAGCTATTTTGGATTTTAGATGGTTATACGGTTAGTGAGAATTTTCCTTATGCTAAACCATTTGGAGAGGGCAGGACGAATTATATCAGAAACTCTGTTAAGGTAGTAATAGATGCTTATAATGGAGATACTACTTATTATGTAGTAGATAAACATGATCCTGTGATAAAAAGTATGATGAAAATCTTCCCTCAGTTATTCACAAGTGTGGATAAGATGCCTGAAGGAATCAAAAGCCATATAAGATATCCACAAACATTATTTGATATACAGGCAAATGTGTATAAAGTATATCATATGAATAATACAGAAGTATTTTATCAACAGGAAGATTTATGGGATATTGCCCATGAGATTTATGAACAAGAAAAACGAGTAATGGAATCAAATTATTTTATAATGAAATTACCAGAGGAGGATAAAGAGGAATTCTTATTATCTATCCCTTATACTCCAAAGAACAAACCTAATCTGACAGCTCTTTTCATGGCGAGAAATGATGGAGAGAACTATGGAAAATTGATAATCTATAAGATGCCAAAGCAGAAGAATGTTTATGGACCTATGCAGATAGAGTCTAAGATTGATCAAGATACAACTATTTCTAAGGAATTTTCTTTATGGGGGCAAAAGGGTTCTACTTATATTCGAGGAAACCTACTGACTATCCCAATAGAGAATTCACTCCTTTATATCGAACCTATTTATTTAAAGGCAGACAATGAAAATAGTTTGCCAGAAGTAAAAAGAGTGATAGTAGCCTATGGAGATCGTATAGCTTATGAAGAAACATTAGAAAAAGCATTAGATCAATTGTTTGGAGAAGTAAGAACGCCAAATGTAACTATTCCAGAGGAGGATTTGAAGGATTCAGTAGATGTAAAGGGCATGATAGAAAGAGCAAATGAAGTATTTGTGAAAGCTCAAGAAGCTCAAAGAAATGGAAAATGGGCAGAGTATGGAAAATATTTGGATGAATTAAAAGGTTTATTGGAAAGATTAAATCAAATAGAAAAGGGAATCTCATAA
- a CDS encoding site-2 protease family protein, translating into MDINIREMLLTLPGILIGLSLHEYAHAQVAVWLGDDTPKLQGRLSLNPANHLDPIGFFLILFARFGWAKPVVINELNFKNRRRDDCLVSLAGPMMNLLIAIFFLMLMKLLYEVPITFLSYDLYNTIMEVFDYTVWINIVLFVFNLLPIPPLDGSHIFFGLLGLKDKPFYYEIYTKGRFILMLLIITRLTGKIIGPPISFIYWFLRSLFSV; encoded by the coding sequence ATGGATATCAACATTAGAGAAATGCTTTTAACACTTCCAGGAATACTCATCGGCCTTTCCTTACATGAATATGCACATGCTCAGGTAGCTGTTTGGTTAGGAGATGATACACCAAAACTTCAAGGTAGATTATCATTAAATCCTGCTAATCATCTTGATCCTATTGGTTTTTTTCTTATATTATTTGCTAGATTTGGGTGGGCAAAGCCTGTTGTAATAAATGAGCTGAATTTTAAAAATAGAAGACGAGATGATTGCTTAGTATCACTAGCAGGTCCTATGATGAACCTACTTATCGCTATTTTTTTTCTTATGCTTATGAAGCTATTGTATGAAGTCCCTATTACATTTTTATCATATGATCTTTATAATACTATTATGGAAGTGTTCGATTATACCGTATGGATCAACATTGTTTTATTTGTATTTAATTTATTGCCAATCCCTCCACTAGACGGTTCACATATCTTCTTTGGATTATTAGGGTTAAAGGATAAACCTTTTTATTATGAAATTTATACAAAAGGAAGATTTATCCTCATGTTATTGATCATAACCCGTTTAACAGGTAAAATCATTGGTCCACCTATTTCATTCATTTATTGGTTTTTAAGAAGCCTTTTTAGTGTTTAA